From a single Lactococcus allomyrinae genomic region:
- the cas2 gene encoding CRISPR-associated endonuclease Cas2: MCFFDLPMETKQEQKYYRVFRKKLIELGFVMVQESVYVRTLPNRSQLTKYEEQLKRVTPYNGLVELMYVTEKQFNDRRFLTGEKAPQEVAVGNHKMVII; encoded by the coding sequence ATGTGTTTTTTTGATTTGCCAATGGAAACGAAACAGGAACAGAAATATTATCGCGTTTTCAGAAAAAAACTGATAGAACTTGGCTTTGTGATGGTACAAGAATCAGTTTATGTCAGAACATTACCCAATCGGAGTCAACTCACAAAATATGAGGAGCAGCTCAAAAGGGTAACTCCTTACAATGGCTTGGTTGAGCTGATGTATGTGACGGAGAAACAGTTTAATGACCGACGATTTTTGACGGGTGAAAAAGCACCGCAAGAAGTCGCTGTCGGTAATCACAAAATGGTAATTATATGA
- a CDS encoding VanZ family protein produces MTKTLAKILFIIYSLILIWIILFKLSFHPINFLVNVNTRSLNLVPFALSGGRREVLLNVFIFVPFGVLLNMVGRKIPFLLKFLIICAVSFLFESLQYLLSIGASDVTDLITNSLGGLIGLSLYSIAMKLGQKRKVDRNIVVLGCIMIVFIIIWIGRLFFRRMM; encoded by the coding sequence ATGACTAAAACACTAGCTAAAATTTTATTTATCATATATAGTCTTATTCTGATTTGGATTATTTTATTTAAACTTTCTTTTCATCCGATTAACTTTTTGGTAAATGTAAACACAAGAAGTCTCAATTTGGTTCCATTTGCTCTTTCAGGAGGACGGAGAGAAGTTTTACTCAATGTTTTTATTTTTGTTCCTTTTGGTGTATTACTGAATATGGTAGGAAGAAAAATTCCATTTTTATTAAAATTTTTGATAATCTGTGCAGTCAGTTTTTTATTTGAAAGTTTGCAATATCTGCTGTCCATTGGCGCGAGTGATGTGACTGACCTTATCACTAATAGTTTAGGAGGACTTATTGGTTTAAGTCTTTATAGTATTGCTATGAAATTAGGACAAAAGCGCAAAGTTGATAGAAATATTGTTGTTTTGGGATGTATTATGATAGTTTTCATCATAATCTGGATTGGTAGACTTTTCTTTAGACGAATGATGTAA
- a CDS encoding ABC transporter ATP-binding protein, with translation MIEVNELSKSFKKTIKQSGLKGAVKSLFNPEYETFEAVKNLTFDVKKGEILGFIGANGAGKSTTIKMLTGILTPTSGTCTINGKIPQENRTEYVKEIGVVFGQRTQLWWDLALQETYSVLKEIYEVPDKQFEKRMDFLNEVLELQEFIKDPVRTLSLGQRMRADIAASLLHSPKVLFLDEPTIGLDVAVKDNIRKAIMQINQEEQTTIILTTHDLADIELLCNRIYMIDKGEAMFDGSVSQLKSTFGKIHEVDFELFSEEEVKKVNFTSFSEVEVEQMGRQIKVRFDATKITVPQLLHSVMSQAQVVDVSVKDADIEEIIRRFFRKEI, from the coding sequence ATGATAGAGGTTAATGAACTCAGTAAAAGCTTCAAAAAAACAATTAAACAATCTGGTTTAAAAGGAGCCGTTAAATCTCTTTTCAATCCAGAGTATGAAACCTTTGAAGCAGTAAAAAATCTAACTTTTGATGTAAAAAAAGGGGAGATTCTTGGCTTTATTGGTGCAAATGGTGCGGGTAAATCTACAACAATTAAGATGTTAACAGGGATTCTAACTCCGACGAGCGGAACTTGCACGATTAATGGAAAAATCCCGCAAGAAAATCGTACCGAATATGTTAAAGAAATCGGTGTTGTATTTGGTCAACGTACGCAACTTTGGTGGGATTTGGCACTACAAGAAACTTATAGTGTGCTTAAAGAAATTTATGAAGTACCCGACAAACAATTTGAAAAACGCATGGATTTTCTCAATGAAGTGCTTGAATTGCAAGAGTTTATCAAGGACCCTGTCCGTACACTTTCACTTGGTCAACGGATGCGAGCAGATATTGCAGCAAGTCTTCTACATAGTCCCAAAGTATTGTTTTTAGATGAGCCAACCATAGGACTCGATGTCGCGGTCAAGGATAATATTAGAAAAGCGATTATGCAAATTAATCAAGAAGAACAAACAACGATTATCCTAACGACACATGACCTTGCGGACATTGAACTACTTTGCAATCGAATTTATATGATTGATAAAGGAGAAGCAATGTTTGATGGTTCTGTCAGCCAATTAAAATCGACATTTGGAAAGATTCACGAGGTTGATTTTGAATTGTTCAGCGAAGAAGAGGTAAAAAAGGTTAATTTTACTAGCTTTTCAGAAGTTGAAGTCGAACAAATGGGGCGACAGATAAAAGTTCGATTTGATGCGACAAAAATTACAGTGCCACAGCTTTTGCACTCTGTGATGAGTCAAGCTCAAGTGGTGGATGTTTCAGTTAAAGATGCTGATATTGAGGAAATTATTCGTAGATTTTTTAGAAAGGAGATTTAG
- a CDS encoding ABC transporter permease, producing the protein MAYRMDFLIYRLGDIMGAVVTFFLWQAVFLSSSRTNLNGFTVQEMTLYVFLSFFTSQLSYSDGAWALGDEVKDGSVAMRLLKPVNFNATFLFNELGGKSVAIGMLSVPIFGGVLLYQFLHPTTVSFSFVNFALFLLSSIFAYFINFYFNLCYGFTAFVFQNLWGANVLKSAVVAFMSGSLIPLSFFPPAIGHILGLLPFSSLIYTPVMIYLGKENTSQILIAFAIQVVWLLIFMGLSKLIWRSTIKRLNVQGG; encoded by the coding sequence ATGGCATATCGGATGGATTTTTTGATTTACAGGTTGGGCGATATTATGGGAGCCGTTGTTACTTTCTTTCTATGGCAAGCTGTTTTTCTGAGTTCATCACGTACCAATCTGAACGGTTTTACCGTCCAAGAAATGACACTTTATGTTTTTTTGAGTTTTTTTACCTCTCAACTTTCATATTCAGACGGAGCTTGGGCGCTTGGGGATGAAGTGAAAGATGGATCAGTTGCGATGCGCCTTTTGAAACCTGTTAATTTTAATGCAACTTTTTTGTTCAACGAATTGGGCGGAAAATCTGTTGCGATTGGAATGCTTAGTGTACCGATTTTTGGTGGTGTTTTACTCTATCAATTTTTGCATCCTACAACGGTAAGTTTTAGTTTCGTTAATTTTGCTTTATTTCTTTTGAGTTCAATATTTGCTTATTTTATCAATTTTTATTTTAATCTATGCTATGGTTTCACAGCGTTTGTGTTCCAAAATTTGTGGGGAGCCAATGTTTTGAAAAGTGCAGTCGTTGCTTTTATGTCGGGTTCGTTGATTCCGTTGAGCTTTTTTCCACCAGCTATTGGACATATATTGGGCTTATTACCTTTTTCTAGTTTGATTTACACACCAGTGATGATTTATTTAGGGAAAGAAAATACGAGCCAAATTTTAATCGCTTTTGCTATTCAAGTCGTTTGGCTTTTAATTTTCATGGGATTATCAAAGTTAATTTGGCGCAGTACCATAAAGCGTCTCAATGTGCAAGGGGGTTAA
- a CDS encoding DEAD/DEAH box helicase: MKDLYGRLLLTADFNRIRHSVSKTDFNQSPTMTAVSTDSIKCLRCGSVHKKVMVQLPLGCFYCPTCINLGRVQSDESLYHFPQQNFIAHPYLLWSGKLTSEQQKIADSLITDCHQRSQILVRAVTGAGKTEMVYPIINQYLRDGKSVAVVSPRIDVCIELHKRFSRDFSCKISLLHSESQPYFRAPLVIATTHQLLRFRDAFDLLIVDEVDAFPFADNPMLYFAVENARKPDSCLVYLTATTTDFLEHQIKIGALHQLELTQRFHGGKLTVPKLLWHTKFIQCLKKQRVSRFPLLIFVPEIRFGESFTKKLKQKFPEEKIAFVSSKSKQRLNIVEDFRSGNYSILVTTSILERGVTFPEIDVFVLFAHHTNFTKSALIQIAGRVGRSSTRPDGLVYFFHEGRTRAMLKAVQEIKKSNRGGGVL, translated from the coding sequence ATGAAAGATTTATATGGACGATTATTACTAACAGCCGATTTTAATCGTATCAGACATTCTGTCAGCAAGACTGATTTTAACCAATCTCCTACCATGACTGCTGTCAGCACTGACAGCATTAAATGTTTGCGATGTGGCAGCGTTCACAAAAAAGTTATGGTTCAACTTCCTCTGGGATGTTTTTATTGTCCAACTTGTATTAACTTAGGGAGAGTACAATCTGATGAATCGCTCTATCATTTTCCTCAGCAAAATTTTATTGCACATCCTTATCTTCTTTGGTCAGGGAAACTAACATCAGAACAGCAAAAAATCGCTGACAGCCTTATCACAGATTGCCATCAGCGCTCACAGATTCTTGTCAGAGCTGTCACAGGTGCAGGAAAGACAGAGATGGTCTACCCAATCATCAATCAATATTTAAGAGATGGAAAAAGTGTCGCAGTTGTCAGTCCTCGAATTGATGTCTGTATCGAGCTACATAAACGATTTTCTCGTGATTTTTCTTGTAAAATATCTCTCTTGCATAGCGAAAGTCAACCTTATTTTCGTGCACCGCTTGTGATTGCCACCACGCATCAACTCTTACGATTTCGTGATGCTTTTGATTTATTGATTGTTGACGAAGTTGATGCCTTTCCTTTTGCAGATAATCCAATGCTTTATTTCGCTGTAGAAAATGCAAGAAAACCTGATTCTTGTTTGGTTTACCTGACTGCCACAACCACCGACTTCTTAGAGCATCAAATCAAAATCGGAGCTCTCCATCAACTTGAATTAACCCAACGTTTTCATGGAGGTAAACTCACAGTTCCAAAACTTTTATGGCATACAAAATTTATCCAATGTTTAAAAAAGCAGAGAGTAAGCCGTTTTCCACTTCTTATTTTTGTACCTGAGATTAGATTTGGAGAATCATTTACAAAAAAGTTAAAACAAAAATTTCCAGAAGAAAAAATTGCATTTGTATCCTCCAAAAGCAAGCAGCGCTTAAATATAGTTGAAGACTTTCGTTCAGGAAACTACTCTATCCTTGTTACCACAAGTATTTTAGAGCGAGGAGTTACTTTCCCAGAAATAGACGTATTTGTCCTCTTCGCTCATCACACTAATTTTACAAAATCAGCCCTTATCCAAATAGCAGGACGAGTTGGACGCTCAAGCACACGCCCTGATGGATTAGTCTACTTTTTTCACGAAGGACGAACTAGAGCCATGCTTAAAGCCGTTCAGGAAATCAAAAAATCAAACCGTGGAGGTGGTGTTTTATGA
- a CDS encoding DUF475 domain-containing protein produces the protein MKIFRGSIIVSIIALIVAFIYGGWDALFITAILAVLEISLSIDNAIVNARILERMSPTWQKVFLTVGILIAVVGMRLIFPLLIVSVSAQLNPIEALRLALEKGNPHTVGTYGYILHHAHPQIAAFGGMFLLMLALAFFFDKRAHTWLKLPEKVLQKIGHFPAANAIISLALLLVASMTLTENAQTILFAGLLGILTFMVVDGFGEMMSHSKAASSSMSNFVIATGKAGLALFLYLEVIDASFSFDGVIGAFAITSDPIIILLGLGVIGAMFVRSLTLYLVKKGTLNELVYLEHGAHWAILTLALLILGSIKWDIGEAITGLLGGVIIVVSFISSVFYNRKH, from the coding sequence ATGAAAATTTTCAGAGGCTCAATTATTGTTAGTATCATTGCACTTATCGTTGCTTTTATTTACGGTGGCTGGGATGCACTTTTTATCACAGCGATTCTTGCTGTTCTTGAAATCTCTCTTTCGATTGATAATGCGATTGTCAATGCGAGGATTCTTGAACGCATGAGTCCGACTTGGCAAAAAGTCTTTCTCACCGTCGGGATATTGATTGCCGTAGTAGGAATGCGCTTGATTTTTCCCCTGCTCATTGTGAGTGTTTCAGCGCAGCTCAATCCAATCGAGGCTTTGCGTTTAGCGCTTGAAAAAGGTAATCCACATACTGTAGGGACTTATGGATACATTCTCCACCACGCACACCCTCAGATTGCGGCTTTCGGCGGTATGTTTTTGCTCATGTTAGCGCTGGCATTTTTCTTCGATAAACGCGCGCACACTTGGCTCAAACTTCCAGAGAAAGTCCTTCAAAAAATTGGTCACTTTCCTGCCGCAAATGCTATTATTTCACTGGCTTTACTCTTAGTTGCTTCAATGACCTTGACAGAAAATGCGCAGACGATTCTTTTTGCAGGTCTACTTGGTATTTTGACCTTTATGGTCGTTGACGGCTTTGGTGAGATGATGAGCCATAGCAAAGCAGCTTCAAGCTCTATGTCAAACTTTGTGATTGCCACAGGAAAAGCAGGACTTGCCCTCTTTCTCTATCTGGAAGTGATTGATGCGTCATTTAGTTTTGACGGCGTGATTGGTGCCTTTGCGATTACCTCCGACCCCATCATCATCCTTTTAGGACTCGGTGTGATTGGGGCAATGTTTGTGCGCTCGCTGACCCTTTACCTTGTCAAGAAAGGCACGCTCAACGAACTCGTCTATCTGGAGCACGGCGCGCATTGGGCAATCCTAACCCTTGCTCTTCTCATTTTAGGTAGTATCAAATGGGACATCGGTGAAGCCATCACAGGCCTCTTAGGTGGTGTGATTATTGTCGTTTCATTTATCTCTAGTGTTTTCTATAATCGGAAACATTGA
- the cas1 gene encoding type II CRISPR-associated endonuclease Cas1, translating into MIKDGDYLRLKLDNLEIEKGGQKFSIPLSDIATITLEGNILTLTTKLLAKLAQHNIAVIVCDNKYVPCGIFMGFGQYHRTAKRNLEQVAWSEKLRNEVWTEIIRQKLSNQRAVLIAHDADVERIDKLQELIEHIQLADATNREGHAAKVYFNSLYGMKFTREQDCLENGAMNYGYTIIRAYMARLVTSLGLIPTLGVFHRNEFNSFNLVDDLMEPFRPLMDWYILEKILPNYPKYLTWEARCKLIDFLNQPYFYRGKKTTIDLVMLDYVNSFIKVMKNENLSELTEITLGGIARCMRN; encoded by the coding sequence ATGATTAAGGACGGGGACTATCTTCGTCTAAAATTAGATAACTTAGAAATTGAGAAAGGTGGACAAAAATTTAGTATTCCACTCTCAGATATTGCGACAATCACTCTAGAAGGCAATATTTTGACGCTAACGACTAAGTTGCTTGCAAAGTTAGCACAACATAATATTGCCGTGATTGTTTGTGACAATAAATATGTGCCTTGTGGTATTTTCATGGGCTTTGGGCAGTATCATCGGACGGCCAAGCGCAATCTGGAGCAGGTTGCTTGGAGTGAAAAGCTACGAAATGAAGTCTGGACAGAAATTATCCGACAAAAGCTGAGCAATCAACGAGCGGTACTCATTGCGCATGATGCAGATGTAGAGCGGATTGACAAGCTTCAGGAGTTGATTGAACACATCCAACTGGCGGATGCGACGAACCGTGAGGGACATGCGGCAAAGGTTTATTTTAACAGTCTGTACGGCATGAAATTCACGCGGGAGCAGGATTGTCTGGAAAATGGCGCGATGAATTACGGCTACACCATTATCAGAGCTTATATGGCGCGGCTGGTGACGAGTTTAGGACTCATTCCAACTTTAGGCGTTTTTCATCGGAATGAATTTAATTCGTTTAACTTGGTGGATGATTTGATGGAACCTTTTCGTCCCTTGATGGATTGGTATATTTTGGAGAAAATTTTACCGAATTACCCGAAATATCTGACTTGGGAAGCGCGCTGTAAGTTGATTGATTTCTTGAATCAGCCCTATTTTTACAGAGGGAAGAAAACAACGATTGATTTGGTAATGTTGGATTATGTCAATTCTTTTATTAAAGTAATGAAAAATGAAAATCTTTCAGAGTTGACAGAAATTACTTTAGGAGGGATTGCGAGGTGTATGAGAAATTGA
- a CDS encoding ComF family protein, with protein MTCLLCHTKFHIHYRFSDLLLLKTPEQFICPDCQQAFIKIPAEHCPRCYKSGNSQICKDCLEWESKGILINHQAIFQYNNAMHDYFSRYKFLGDYQLHKIFSSFFKKFDKNFTVVPIPISPERYQKRGFNQVSAFLKEPSFTELLVKSDTLAQSSLNRKSRLNSKNTFSIIENAILPKKVLLVDDIYTTGATLQHAAHLLKDSGVREIKTFSLCR; from the coding sequence ATGACTTGTCTACTCTGTCACACTAAATTTCACATTCATTATCGCTTTTCAGATTTGCTTCTTCTCAAAACCCCTGAGCAATTTATCTGTCCAGATTGTCAACAAGCTTTTATAAAAATCCCAGCAGAACACTGCCCACGTTGTTATAAGTCAGGGAACTCACAGATTTGCAAAGATTGTCTAGAATGGGAAAGTAAAGGTATCTTGATTAACCACCAAGCTATTTTTCAGTACAATAATGCAATGCACGACTATTTCAGTCGTTATAAATTTCTTGGAGATTATCAACTTCATAAAATTTTTAGCTCATTTTTCAAAAAATTTGACAAAAACTTTACGGTTGTTCCTATCCCAATCAGTCCAGAACGTTATCAAAAGCGTGGTTTTAACCAAGTTTCTGCATTTCTAAAGGAGCCTTCTTTTACAGAATTGCTTGTTAAATCTGATACCCTAGCTCAAAGTTCTCTCAATAGAAAATCCCGCTTAAACTCAAAAAATACGTTTTCTATTATAGAAAACGCAATCCTTCCTAAAAAAGTCCTCTTAGTCGATGATATTTACACCACAGGAGCAACCTTACAGCACGCTGCTCATCTTCTTAAAGATTCAGGTGTTAGAGAAATCAAGACTTTTTCGTTATGTCGCTAA
- the cas9 gene encoding type II CRISPR RNA-guided endonuclease Cas9 (Cas9, originally named Csn1, is the large, multifunctional signature protein of type II CRISPR/Cas systems. It is well known even to general audiences because its RNA-guided endonuclease activity has made it a popular tool for custom editing of eukaryotic genomes.), translated as MTKYSVGLDIGIASCGWSIIDIEKKEIIDLGSRIFPSGNAAGNQDRRSFRGTRRLIRRRKNRLSDLTKFLAENGFAVSNDKNQNPYALRSKGLAEQLSKEELATALYHIVNRRGISYDLGDLEDDGTSGVSDYKSSININRQLLREKTIGQIQLERLNEFGQVRGQVKADDETTLLNVFPSAAYADEAKQILEKQAEYYPEITDEFIAKINELITRKREYFVGPGNEKSRTDYGIYKTDGRTLDNLFDELIGTDKINGEKRASASSLTAQIYNLLNDLNNLTVPNTEDGKLTTETKKEILSAAKRAEGIFGKVQICKLIGVKFDELKTKKGGEIEFKHTLFAYRKFRKALAESNIEANDLSTEFFDKIADILTLNTEKAEIRKQLDKADFAISDEVKELIVKENKNLLVDGRATWHSFSYKTLNLLIPELLNTSDEQMTILTGLGLMKPDNEKYQGLKNIPAAQITEEIYNPVVAKSTREAINVFNAIAKRVGAENIAHVVIELPREDNEDDVKKQKIKFQKAQEAEKNAADELVKQQMTIPDSSLLAQYRKFKGLSQKVRYWYQQETFCPYCGEKIKVIQLINNNESFEIDHIIPISVSFDDSQNNKVLVHSQCNQAKEKQTPLGWINNGGGFGQTKAEYIARVKANKNFNKNKVDNLLNDADLNDIITRRSFIQRNLNDTRYASRVVLDEFYSFFKSNHLPTKVKVVRGKWTSQMRKKWNSAGGLAKTRDTHHHHAIDASIIASFPLLKAFDKAVKLIDIDKETGEILQDKAAVKKAREAELLAQWAIPNEKEFEKLDSEIFDFPLFKQVELANDIDDPENPVKFSHKVDKKANRAVANQTIYGTRMKETEVVKRGKTEIVQDEYIFGTIKNIYNVDDFAKFKKLYDEALKKEDVKFLMQEKDPKTWEKLLKILKNTPDFEEKTQTDGKVKVIPVSPFELYRRENGFITKYAKHNNGPKVVSLKYYDSKIGSHIDITPENARNKVVLQSLKPWRTDVYYNPDTQQYELLGLKYADLKFTKGVYGITEEAYEKLKHGIEADGTILWKPIGRNSEFRFSLYRNDRVKIVDDKGEEIELLFGSRAGNNEGYVEMKPIHKARFEGAEEIAFYGKTSSGRFLKPLAKKGYKLYKVNTGILGTPYYTEKESDQPKLNL; from the coding sequence ATGACAAAGTATAGTGTCGGTTTGGACATCGGTATAGCAAGCTGCGGCTGGAGCATTATTGATATTGAGAAAAAAGAGATTATAGATTTAGGCAGTCGGATTTTTCCATCTGGAAATGCTGCTGGAAATCAAGACAGACGGAGTTTTCGTGGGACGCGGCGACTCATCAGACGGCGAAAAAATCGTTTGTCAGATTTGACGAAGTTTTTGGCTGAAAATGGCTTTGCTGTCAGTAATGACAAAAATCAAAATCCTTATGCCCTTCGTTCCAAAGGGCTGGCAGAGCAACTATCAAAGGAAGAATTGGCAACTGCACTTTATCATATTGTCAATCGGCGTGGGATTTCCTATGATTTGGGCGATTTGGAAGACGACGGGACGAGCGGTGTTAGTGACTACAAATCTTCGATTAATATCAACCGCCAGCTTTTGCGTGAAAAGACGATTGGGCAAATTCAGCTTGAACGGCTGAATGAATTCGGTCAAGTTCGTGGTCAGGTCAAAGCAGATGATGAAACAACTTTGCTCAATGTTTTTCCGTCAGCTGCCTATGCGGACGAAGCCAAGCAGATTTTGGAAAAGCAGGCTGAATATTATCCTGAAATCACGGACGAATTTATCGCGAAAATCAATGAACTGATTACTCGCAAGCGCGAATATTTTGTCGGTCCAGGCAATGAAAAATCACGTACAGATTACGGGATTTACAAAACGGACGGTAGGACGCTGGATAATCTTTTTGACGAACTCATCGGAACGGACAAAATCAACGGCGAAAAACGGGCATCTGCGTCAAGTTTGACCGCTCAGATTTATAATTTGCTCAATGATTTGAATAACCTGACCGTGCCAAACACCGAAGATGGAAAATTGACGACTGAAACGAAAAAAGAAATTCTGTCAGCTGCGAAGCGGGCTGAGGGTATTTTTGGGAAAGTTCAGATTTGTAAGCTAATTGGAGTAAAATTTGATGAACTTAAAACCAAAAAAGGTGGAGAAATTGAATTTAAGCATACACTTTTTGCTTACAGAAAATTCCGCAAAGCGCTTGCAGAAAGCAATATTGAAGCAAATGATTTGTCCACCGAATTTTTCGATAAAATCGCAGATATTCTCACGTTAAATACTGAAAAAGCTGAAATCCGCAAGCAGTTGGATAAAGCCGATTTTGCCATTTCTGACGAGGTAAAAGAACTCATTGTCAAAGAAAATAAAAATCTCCTCGTTGACGGACGTGCGACTTGGCACAGTTTTTCTTACAAAACCTTGAATTTGCTCATTCCTGAGCTGCTCAATACCTCTGATGAACAGATGACGATTTTGACAGGTCTGGGCTTGATGAAGCCTGACAATGAGAAATATCAAGGCTTGAAGAATATTCCAGCAGCTCAAATCACAGAAGAAATTTACAATCCTGTCGTCGCAAAATCAACGCGCGAAGCCATTAATGTTTTCAATGCGATTGCAAAACGTGTCGGCGCAGAAAATATTGCGCACGTTGTCATTGAATTGCCGCGCGAAGACAATGAAGACGATGTTAAAAAGCAAAAAATAAAGTTTCAGAAAGCACAAGAAGCCGAGAAAAATGCAGCTGACGAACTCGTCAAACAACAAATGACAATTCCTGACAGCAGCTTACTTGCTCAATATCGCAAGTTCAAAGGTCTATCACAAAAAGTGCGTTATTGGTATCAGCAAGAAACTTTTTGTCCATACTGCGGCGAGAAAATCAAGGTGATTCAGCTCATCAACAATAATGAAAGTTTTGAAATTGACCACATCATCCCGATTTCAGTCAGTTTTGATGACTCGCAAAATAATAAAGTGCTTGTCCATAGTCAGTGCAATCAAGCGAAGGAAAAGCAAACGCCGCTTGGCTGGATTAACAACGGCGGCGGATTTGGGCAAACGAAAGCGGAATACATTGCCAGAGTTAAGGCAAATAAAAATTTCAACAAAAATAAAGTTGACAATCTGCTCAACGACGCGGATTTGAACGACATTATCACGCGTCGTAGTTTTATTCAGCGAAATCTTAATGACACGCGCTATGCCTCACGCGTGGTGCTGGACGAGTTTTACAGCTTTTTCAAGTCAAACCATCTGCCCACAAAAGTCAAGGTCGTCCGTGGCAAATGGACTTCACAAATGCGTAAAAAATGGAATAGCGCAGGTGGACTTGCCAAAACGCGCGACACGCATCATCATCACGCGATTGATGCCAGCATTATCGCCAGTTTTCCATTGCTGAAAGCCTTTGACAAAGCGGTCAAATTGATTGATATTGACAAGGAAACGGGCGAAATTTTGCAAGATAAAGCAGCGGTCAAAAAAGCGCGTGAAGCCGAATTATTGGCGCAATGGGCGATTCCGAATGAAAAAGAATTTGAAAAATTAGACAGCGAGATTTTTGATTTTCCGCTTTTCAAGCAAGTTGAATTGGCAAATGACATTGATGACCCAGAAAATCCAGTCAAATTCAGCCACAAAGTCGATAAAAAAGCCAATCGCGCCGTTGCCAATCAGACGATTTACGGCACGCGCATGAAAGAAACAGAAGTTGTAAAACGTGGAAAAACGGAAATTGTGCAAGATGAATATATCTTTGGCACGATAAAAAACATCTATAACGTAGATGATTTTGCGAAATTCAAAAAGTTGTACGATGAGGCGCTCAAAAAAGAGGATGTCAAGTTTTTGATGCAAGAAAAAGACCCAAAAACTTGGGAAAAATTGCTTAAAATTCTGAAAAACACGCCTGATTTTGAAGAAAAAACGCAGACAGATGGAAAAGTCAAAGTCATCCCTGTTTCTCCATTTGAGCTTTATCGCCGTGAAAATGGTTTTATTACTAAATATGCCAAGCATAATAATGGGCCAAAAGTGGTGAGCTTGAAATATTACGACTCAAAAATCGGCAGTCATATTGATATTACGCCTGAGAACGCTAGAAATAAAGTCGTGTTGCAAAGCTTGAAGCCTTGGCGGACGGACGTTTACTACAATCCTGACACGCAGCAATATGAACTTCTCGGTCTCAAATATGCAGATTTGAAATTCACAAAAGGAGTTTACGGAATCACGGAGGAAGCCTATGAAAAGCTGAAACATGGGATTGAAGCGGACGGCACGATTTTGTGGAAACCGATTGGGCGGAACAGCGAGTTTCGGTTTAGTTTGTATCGAAATGATCGTGTGAAGATTGTGGACGATAAAGGGGAAGAAATTGAGTTGTTGTTTGGGTCTCGTGCTGGAAACAATGAGGGTTATGTTGAGATGAAACCTATCCACAAAGCGAGATTTGAAGGTGCAGAGGAGATTGCTTTTTATGGAAAAACATCTTCTGGTAGATTTCTAAAGCCATTAGCTAAAAAGGGCTATAAACTCTACAAAGTCAACACGGGAATTCTAGGCACACCCTACTACACCGAAAAAGAATCAGATCAACCAAAATTAAATTTATAA
- a CDS encoding YigZ family protein encodes MTITIKTDFTNEEEIKKSRFICQLARVKSEEEAQNFIAQVKKANPRANHNCWVYTIGERQEIQRMSDDGEPSGTAGVPMLEILKKKEITNVCAVVTRYFGGIKLGAGGLIRAYAGAVNHAVEAVGLVKLVEQQEMILCLDYSLYDSLQRFLTQENLVIAQSEFLTEIKVSAYIDENRADSFLSALTEHFNSKITADKGKIRLTEVDFAQIK; translated from the coding sequence ATGACTATCACGATAAAAACCGACTTTACAAACGAAGAAGAAATCAAAAAATCACGTTTCATCTGTCAGCTCGCGCGTGTTAAATCAGAGGAAGAAGCGCAAAATTTTATTGCACAGGTCAAAAAAGCCAATCCTCGCGCCAATCATAACTGCTGGGTCTATACGATTGGCGAGCGGCAGGAAATCCAGCGTATGAGTGATGATGGAGAGCCGTCAGGCACTGCGGGCGTTCCCATGCTTGAAATCCTAAAAAAGAAGGAAATTACCAATGTTTGTGCCGTTGTCACGCGCTATTTTGGCGGTATCAAGCTGGGCGCAGGCGGACTCATTCGTGCGTATGCAGGTGCTGTTAACCACGCGGTTGAAGCTGTTGGACTGGTAAAGTTGGTTGAACAGCAAGAAATGATATTGTGCCTTGATTACAGTCTTTATGACAGCTTACAGCGTTTTTTGACACAAGAAAATCTCGTCATCGCACAGAGTGAATTTTTGACAGAAATCAAAGTGAGCGCATACATTGACGAAAACCGTGCTGACAGCTTTTTGTCAGCACTGACAGAGCATTTTAATAGTAAAATCACCGCTGACAAAGGGAAAATCAGACTGACAGAAGTCGATTTTGCACAAATTAAGTAG